From a single Anaerolineales bacterium genomic region:
- the thrC gene encoding threonine synthase encodes MTYQGLIHRYGQYLDLPAHTQTVSLLEGNTPLIPMPRLGRELGCELFVKFEGLNPTGSFKDRGMTAAISEAVGRGAGTVICASTGNTAASAAAYAVRAGLRSIVLIPEGKVAVGKLAGAIAYGAEVIQVQGSFDDALTLVVEITQKTPIALVNSINPYRIEGQKTSAFEICDVLGSAPDWLCLPVGNAGNITSYWAGFKQYQRGLPHVLGVQAAGSAPLVLGHPVEKPETVATAIRIGKPARGEQALEAAQQSNGKIIAVSDAEILSAQRILASEGVWVEPASAAGLAGLISESASGKFDAKGKRVVVVCTGHGMKDPSIITESFVSPKVIPAEYQALVELIHE; translated from the coding sequence ATGACCTACCAGGGCTTGATCCATCGCTACGGGCAGTATCTTGACCTGCCCGCCCATACCCAAACCGTTTCCCTGCTCGAAGGGAACACGCCATTGATCCCCATGCCTCGTCTGGGACGTGAACTTGGCTGTGAACTCTTCGTCAAATTCGAAGGACTGAATCCCACCGGCTCATTTAAAGACCGCGGCATGACCGCCGCCATCAGTGAAGCGGTCGGGCGCGGCGCAGGGACGGTGATCTGTGCCTCCACGGGCAACACTGCCGCCTCCGCCGCCGCGTATGCCGTACGCGCCGGTCTGCGTTCCATCGTGCTGATCCCCGAAGGCAAGGTGGCGGTGGGTAAATTGGCAGGCGCCATTGCCTACGGCGCGGAGGTCATCCAAGTCCAAGGCTCATTCGACGATGCGCTTACGCTTGTGGTGGAGATCACGCAGAAGACACCCATCGCGCTGGTCAATTCCATCAACCCCTATCGCATCGAAGGGCAGAAGACTTCCGCATTTGAGATCTGCGATGTGCTTGGCTCCGCGCCCGATTGGCTTTGTCTGCCCGTTGGCAATGCAGGGAACATCACCTCGTATTGGGCGGGCTTCAAGCAATATCAACGCGGACTTCCTCATGTGCTGGGCGTGCAGGCGGCTGGGTCCGCTCCGCTGGTGCTGGGGCATCCCGTTGAAAAGCCGGAGACTGTTGCCACTGCCATTCGTATAGGAAAGCCCGCGCGCGGCGAGCAGGCATTGGAAGCGGCACAGCAATCGAACGGAAAGATCATCGCAGTATCCGATGCCGAGATCCTGTCCGCGCAACGGATACTTGCCTCGGAAGGAGTGTGGGTCGAGCCGGCGTCCGCGGCGGGGCTGGCTGGTTTGATTTCAGAATCAGCCTCCGGGAAGTTCGATGCGAAAGGGAAGCGGGTGGTGGTCGTCTGCACAGGACACGGTATGAAAGACCCGTCCATCATCACTGAGTCGTTCGTCTCTCCCAAAGTGATCCCTGCGGAGTATCAGGCGCTGGTGGAATTGATCCACGAGTAG